The following DNA comes from Bacteroidia bacterium.
TGGTTTTAGACCTTGGCTTACTTAACCGTAAACCTCAAAAAACTACTTTTAAGCAAGCGCTATTTTGGACCTCTGTGTGGATACTAATTTCGTTAGCCTATTCGGCAGTAGTCTATTACTTTGGTTTTCCACCTGTCCGAATGGCTTCAGGAAAGATAGAAACCAACTACATTCAGTTTATTGATTATCTCTCGGCATACATTATTGAGCTTTCGCTCTCTGTGGATAACATTTTTGTCATGATATTGATATTCGGATACTTCAAAACCCCAGAGGAGTATCATAGAAAAGTCCTTTTTTGGGGCATAGTATCGGTTATTGTAATGCGCGGGCTGTTTATTTTCATTGGAGAAACGCTTATACACCATTTTCATTGGATTTTGTACGGCTTCGGCGTATTTCTTATTTACACAGGAATCAAAATGCTATTGAGCAAAAAAGAGGAAGAAAATGTAGACATTGAAAATAACAAATTGGTCAAATTTATACGCAGGCGGTTTCGTATGACCGCTGACTATGAAAAAGACAAGTTCTTTGTTCGTAGAAAAGGAATTCTGTTCATTACTCCGCTCTTTTTGGTATTGATAGTCATAGAAAGTACCGATTTAGTGTTTGCTTTGGATTCCATTCCTGCTGTATTTACGATTACTGAAAATGGATATGTAGCTTTCACTTCTAACCTATTTGCAGTGATGGGCTTGCGATCTATGTACTTTTTGCTTAGCTCGGTAATGGATAAATTTAGATATCTTGGTATTGGCTTAGCTTTTGTGCTGATGTTCATAGGCATAAAAATGCTTTTAGAAATTATAGAGATAGAAATTCCTGTCCATTATTCTTTGATTGTAGTGGTCAGTATCATTGCGATTTCTATTTTATTTTCTGCACTCAAACCTAAAAACAAAAAACTGCCCACAACAGCACAACCTATTGTAGAAACTACCCATGTTGAGTAGCCCATTTATTTTTTAATTTTGCAGTATGACTTACGAACAATATCAAGACATAGTAGAACGCACAGCTGCGTTAAGGAGGTATCTTTGACATTGATGCAAAGCAAAGCAAAATTCAAGAACTAGAAGCGATAACTTACCAGGAAAATTTTTGGGACAATCCTAAACAAGCCCAGTCTATCCTGAAAGAGATAAAGTCTTTAAAAACTTGGGTCGATTTGTACCAAGAGTTGGATGCTCGTGTTCAAGATTTAAGCTTGAACTACGAAATTTACAAAGAAGGAGAGCTTTCCGAACAAGAGTTGGACAAAGCTTATCAAAGCACATTATCCTTTTTAGAAGAGATTGAATTTAAGAACATGATGAGCAAGGAAGAGGATAAACTCAACGCCATTTTGACGATTAA
Coding sequences within:
- a CDS encoding TerC family protein, which encodes MLDNLDPHRLSIIIFSAVVTFMMVLDLGLLNRKPQKTTFKQALFWTSVWILISLAYSAVVYYFGFPPVRMASGKIETNYIQFIDYLSAYIIELSLSVDNIFVMILIFGYFKTPEEYHRKVLFWGIVSVIVMRGLFIFIGETLIHHFHWILYGFGVFLIYTGIKMLLSKKEEENVDIENNKLVKFIRRRFRMTADYEKDKFFVRRKGILFITPLFLVLIVIESTDLVFALDSIPAVFTITENGYVAFTSNLFAVMGLRSMYFLLSSVMDKFRYLGIGLAFVLMFIGIKMLLEIIEIEIPVHYSLIVVVSIIAISILFSALKPKNKKLPTTAQPIVETTHVE